Genomic window (Sebastes umbrosus isolate fSebUmb1 chromosome 21, fSebUmb1.pri, whole genome shotgun sequence):
GTTGATTAATTACCCATCAGAGAATATTTTAAATGCTTaggaaattaaagaaaatagaATCAAAAATCATATCTGAAAATTATGCAAAACATCACTTCACTTGCAATGCCTCGATTTCAacatactcctgctggtttacaaagcactaaatgtgTTTAGGGTCAAAGTACATTTcagatcttctgctatgttatgaaccatccagacctctcaggtcatctggatcaggactgcttagtgtccccagagtcagaactaaacatgcagaagaagcagcgttcagtttttatgcaccaaatatttggaacaagctcccagaaaactgcaggaccaactccaactcttttaaatcaaagcttaaaactttcctgtttgctgctgccttttattaaaccagataatgatcttatactgcactagagcttttactcttgtgtgttatactctattttagcttctaatctagcttttatttttaccttgtttttattttctaatctttaatgtttttataactgttttaattatgtcttaatgttcttttgcactttgtcgcaatgttcttgaatgtttatgtaaagcactttgaattgccctgttgctgaaatgtgctctacaaataaagctgccttgtcTCTATTTTAATTTGCAGCTTtgcaattttatttttcatattatagaacattttttttcaacatttccctattatgaatatatatagCCACTGACCTGTGTGCGTCCTTTTGTGAATCTTAAGGTTCTCGGATCTTGCAAACACTTTCCCACAGCCAGGGAACGGGCACGGAAATGGTTTCTCCCCGGTGTGCACTCGGATGTGATTCACAAGTTTGTACTTGGCTTTAAACGGTTTGCCTTCTCTCGGACACTCTTCCCAAAAACAGATATGGTTCGCCTGCTCCGGTCCTCCGACGTGCTCCACCGTCACATGCGTTACCAACTCGTGCATGGTGCTGTAAGTTTTGGAGCAAAGTTTCTTCGGCGACAGCTCCGGCTCCAGCCACTTGCAGATCAACTCTTGCTTTATCGGCTGCCTCATGTAGCGGAAAAAGGCACCGGCTccgtggtggtggtgatgagggTGGTGAGCGCTCAGATTCATGTTCAGATTCAGACCACCGTAGCCGGAGAACGGATCAGCCCTGGAGCTTGCCACTTGACTCAAGTGATGATCAGACCTAACGTACATTTCTCCAGGTAGTCCTAACCTTATTTGTCCATTCAACGCTTGGCCACCTGGTGATGAAGAAGCCTGGTCGTGGTGCAGTCCGGAGAAGAGGTTCCCATGCGCATCAGGGTGGTGGTGATGACCATAGTGTCCAGGATAGCTACCTGTTGTTGAGACAAACATTCCGTGGTGAGAGGCTgaaccagcaccagcaccagcaccaacaccagcagTCTGGTCCTGCAGCACTGGCATGGCTTGAGCTGTCAGATCTCTCCGGATGAGGAAATCCCTACCTGCGGATAAAGCCTGGGCCGTGTGAGACATGGAATAAGGGACCGATGATGTCGCCTGAACCGGGCCAAAAGCTCCCGTTTGACTGGAGACCACTTCGCTGTGGCCTGCCatgtgatgatggtggtgatggtggtggggaTAATGATGGGCTGGGCTGATTTTGAGGGCCGCGGAGTGCCCCATGTGTTCTGGCCCGAATGGACTCGGCCCCAGGCGGGGTTCCGCAGTAATCTCCCCAGGGTGCTGGTGAGCCATTGAGTGTGGATGGCTGCTGAACCCCGGGAAGCCTGTCACGCTCTGAGGGgtatggtggtgatgatggtgatggtggtgagcCCCTGCCAAGTCAACTAATCTCAGCGCCGTGTTCCGTTTGGAAAACGTAGGGTCCATCACGGGGCTTCCCAATGCATCCACgctcattacttttttttcctaattttagaataacttttgacagcaggcaaaataataatgatgatgacaaatatatttttttaatcgcaatgaaaaaaaatttaaaaaaaaaatgttataaagtTAAGTCTATATCTGCAGACTACATGGAATCCCCATTCGGTTGAGAGAGGCAGCAGCAGGACGCTTTGATACTGAATAGAGATTCATGGTAGGCGCTGCAGCCCGTGGAGCTAAACAATCACCCTGCGCTCTAATTGGTCAGAGCTCGGTGATTGACGTCACcagtgacagtttttccaaCGTGAAGAAAAATGTCTTAGTGACAGCAAAGCAGCCCAGCAGCGCATGCGCAGTGCCctgaggcagaaaaaaaatagttgttatgcaaaaggttattgtacaataaaagtcctaaaaaaaaaagttgatccAGATATACAGTCgccttttctttttgtgtggCAGCGGACACAAAAAGCTGCAGCGGCTATGAAACAGCAATTTGATTCTGCAATTACAAAACAGACCGCCTCGCAAGTGCATGCATATTGCCCAGTATAAAAAGTTGTAAAGGATCATAAATAATGCAGTGATATCTTCATTTTTGCAATGCGCAACTTGTGAAAGGACAACTTTACGCACAAATTACGCACAACTTTTACGCACGTAAAAAAAGGTCGGCGTCAAAAGAAAAACTCCACGTGGGAGTTTTAAAATAGTCCCGGAGTACATACCATTAATATGCGCTTTGATAAATACCCATATTTACATATCCAGCCGTACTATACAGCGTTGACTCGGTGCTCTGCTCGGTGGGATCCGTGTGTGGAGTGAGTGTGAATCAGGCGAGCTGCGGCCATTGTCCCGAGGGGGGGAAAAATGTAATGGACGGGACCTGTTGTTATGATCCGGGGTAATTTTGCTTTAGACCCAGGACGGCAGCAGATGAGGGTCACAGGAGGTGGTGCCGTTGCAGACTTAAAGTCCAAAATAAAACGTGTGTAAGTATCGGTTACTACAATATAATCCTACCGAGTGTAATAT
Coding sequences:
- the zic4 gene encoding zinc finger protein ZIC 4 isoform X1 gives rise to the protein MSVDALGSPVMDPTFSKRNTALRLVDLAGAHHHHHHHHHTPQSVTGFPGFSSHPHSMAHQHPGEITAEPRLGPSPFGPEHMGHSAALKISPAHHYPHHHHHHHHMAGHSEVVSSQTGAFGPVQATSSVPYSMSHTAQALSAGRDFLIRRDLTAQAMPVLQDQTAGVGAGAGAGSASHHGMFVSTTGSYPGHYGHHHHPDAHGNLFSGLHHDQASSSPGGQALNGQIRLGLPGEMYVRSDHHLSQVASSRADPFSGYGGLNLNMNLSAHHPHHHHHGAGAFFRYMRQPIKQELICKWLEPELSPKKLCSKTYSTMHELVTHVTVEHVGGPEQANHICFWEECPREGKPFKAKYKLVNHIRVHTGEKPFPCPFPGCGKVFARSENLKIHKRTHTGEKPFKCEFDGCDRRFANSSDRKKHSHVHTSDKPYNCKVRGCDKSYTHPSSLRKHMKVHCKSPPPSSGYESSTPSLVSPSSDLGREPGGTGSSVLSEPVGASQPANLSEWYVCHSSGASGAQTPPSGPSTPDPTDEPPYRNQEPRDAF
- the zic4 gene encoding zinc finger protein ZIC 4 isoform X2 — its product is MSVDALGSPVMDPTFSKRNTALRLVDLAGAHHHHHHHHHTPQSVTGFPGFSSHPHSMAHQHPGEITAEPRLGPSPFGPEHMGHSAALKISPAHHYPHHHHHHHHMAGHSEVVSSQTGAFGPVQATSSVPYSMSHTAQALSAGSYPGHYGHHHHPDAHGNLFSGLHHDQASSSPGGQALNGQIRLGLPGEMYVRSDHHLSQVASSRADPFSGYGGLNLNMNLSAHHPHHHHHGAGAFFRYMRQPIKQELICKWLEPELSPKKLCSKTYSTMHELVTHVTVEHVGGPEQANHICFWEECPREGKPFKAKYKLVNHIRVHTGEKPFPCPFPGCGKVFARSENLKIHKRTHTGEKPFKCEFDGCDRRFANSSDRKKHSHVHTSDKPYNCKVRGCDKSYTHPSSLRKHMKVHCKSPPPSSGYESSTPSLVSPSSDLGREPGGTGSSVLSEPVGASQPANLSEWYVCHSSGASGAQTPPSGPSTPDPTDEPPYRNQEPRDAF
- the zic4 gene encoding zinc finger protein ZIC 4 isoform X3; this translates as MQKFGGIFQQVENGSYPGHYGHHHHPDAHGNLFSGLHHDQASSSPGGQALNGQIRLGLPGEMYVRSDHHLSQVASSRADPFSGYGGLNLNMNLSAHHPHHHHHGAGAFFRYMRQPIKQELICKWLEPELSPKKLCSKTYSTMHELVTHVTVEHVGGPEQANHICFWEECPREGKPFKAKYKLVNHIRVHTGEKPFPCPFPGCGKVFARSENLKIHKRTHTGEKPFKCEFDGCDRRFANSSDRKKHSHVHTSDKPYNCKVRGCDKSYTHPSSLRKHMKVHCKSPPPSSGYESSTPSLVSPSSDLGREPGGTGSSVLSEPVGASQPANLSEWYVCHSSGASGAQTPPSGPSTPDPTDEPPYRNQEPRDAF